The DNA window CCCGGAGGAACTCGCCGCCCCGGCCCCCCATTCCCGGCCGCCACGGCGCTCGGGGCCCgctctccctccccaccccgCCAAGGGCCTGCGGCCGCAGCCACCGCCCGCGGAAGGCCCGGGCCGGTGGTGGCTCCATCTCCGCCGCGCCGGTCCCTCCCCAGCCACCGCTCCCAGCCCCGGCGGAGgcgcggcggccccgggggcagtgagggcagggctcgggcggcgcggcggccgcGGATGGCGGCGGATGGCGGCGGGAGGGACGGGACTCACTCCTTGTCCGCCATGGTCAGCGCCGGAAGAGAGGGGCGTGCGCGTGCGCGGCGCGCTCTTAGCTCATTCGCCCGCGCAGGTGAGGCCTTGCCCGCCGGCAGGACCCCGGGTTTGGACGTCCACCGTAGTGCCTGACCGCTGTGCGAGCGCCGGGGTGTCCCGCGAGTGCCTGAGGTAAAAGCGGCCGGGAACCGCTTcggcccagcagggctggatccGACGGTGTCCCGGGATCTGCTGTGTCCCAGGCACCGGTTATGTCCCGGGATCCCCTGTGTCTCGGGCACGGGCTGTGTCCCGGGATCAACTGTTTTCCGAGCACTGGCAGTGTCCCGGGCACCGGCTACTTCCAGAGTATTGGCTGTGTCCCGGAGTCGGCTGTGTCCTAAACACTGACTGTGTCCCTGGATCGGCTGTGTCCCAGAACCAGCTATGTCCCGAGCACGGGCTGTATCCCGGGATCGGCTGTGTCCCGGGCCGGGCGGGTCCCGCTCCGCCACCAGAGCCGTCCTTCCCTGAGgaggctgagagcagctctgtgtggcgGGGCTGCCAGCGGCTGCATGCGGCAGGATTCCCCCTATTCCAGCCCTAACCCCGTCCTTTACGCCACCTCCCGCCCGCGCTCAGTACCGCGGCGGGAATGGAGCCGGGGGGAAAATGCTGCCCGCAGGATCCTGCACCGGGACGCACGGGGGAACGGGAACCCCGGGCTGCCTTTCTGCCGGGATGTGTTTTCATCAGGCTGGGCATCTTTTCGGTTCGCCGTACAGAATCTAACTGCACCGTGGAGCACGGAGGGCGGCACGGGAAGCAGCGCTGCCCAGCGCAGCAGCTTGGAAGGCTGCTCAGGGTTGTGGCTCCTAAATCTCATCCTGTGCGCGCCTAAAATCACCCAGGGAGACACCGACACTTCATTACACACACACGGAAGAGAAATTAGTGGAACTCCGAGCAACAAAGGACTGTCCGGTGTAAAAACCCGTGTAGACATAAGAAATGCCGAGCTCTGCGTTTACTGACTTTATTTGTTGCAAATTAAAAGCACGCAGAGGTGTCAGAGCAGTAACGCCTGAGAACATTATTGAGAGTGCTTTGGATCGTAGTTACAGGTTCACTTTTTTACAATAGTGTTATTTTGTGCTAATACAGACGTTTGTATCACTTGATCTCATTAGCAATATTATAAAGAGGGTGGATTAAAATCTGCACGCAAAACCACCTGCAATATATACTTAAGAGGTTGTCTGCACTTTCTTCTGCAACTTTTTAATCGGAATTTGTGCTCAATCCGAGAGGCAGCGTTCACAAAGTTCCCACAACTTTTCTGAAAACTGATGGCCACACAGGGGAGAAAGCGCAGCGTCGTGCACTTaaggcacagggctgcaggcgAGCAGAGGCAGTGGCATGAGTCCTGCACACTCATGTGTGGGAAATCGCAAGGGCACGCTCTGGTCCTCATCCTCTGGAACTGGCGAATGGAGGAGCGGGATGCTCCGGCGCCGAGTGGCCGCAGGGTGCCCAGCTACAGGGAGCGGCCGCTATCGCACCGAAGAAAATACTTTCCGTGTGCTGGCACCTGTGAGCTCCTATTTCAGTCGGTGGCGGGTGCGATATCAGTGACCTCTGTACTTGGCTGACAGACCAAGAAGCCATGAGGGTTTTCCTGAGCGGTTTCTCACAGCTCAGCAGAGGATCCCCAGGCACACGGGCATCGTGCATCCTGCGGTGGCCCTGTTGTTGCTGTGGGCTTCCAGCTTCCCTGCGTCTCTAGCCCCGAGCACGAACCCTCAGCGCCCGTGCGCGTTCCTCTCACCCGCGCTGCGGCACCGCACCCGAGATGGCGCTCCGGCGGGGCGCGGCGCACCCCGGGACTTGTAGTCCGAGGGCGGGCTGGGGCGGGCTGGAGCCGCCGGGAACCGCCGGGACTCCCGCCCCGAGCAGCGCAAAGCACCGGCCGTCCCGTCCCCGTTCCTGTCGGGGACCTCCCCCGgcggcggggcggagcggggcgggggcggggggtCCCGGGAATGCGGGGCGGGATGGGCCGGCCCGGGGGAGGGGCTCGGCCGCCCGGTCCGCCCTATATAGAGGGGCCGAGCGAGCAAGATGTTCACTGCCAGTagcggggccgcgggcgggACGGGGCAGAACGGGGAGGTGGAGGGCAGGCAGGCGGGCAACACCGTGTCCGGGCTCCGTCCTCGGCGTGTGTGACTGAggcggggctgcgggagcgAGCGGTACGGAGCGGGAGAGTTCGGCGGCGGGACTCCCGTGAGCGGAGCCTCCCTCGGTGCCCGTGGCGGGCGGTCCCGGGCAGCGGCGGCTCCAGGTCGGGGAGCCGGGCGGCGAGCAGGCTCCGTGCCGCCGGCCCCGCGGTCCGGCAGCATGAACATCCTGCTGGAGTTCTTCGTGGTCACTTTCCGAGTGCTGTGGGCGTTTGTGCTGGCCGCGGCCAAGTGGCTGGTGCGGCCCAAAGAGAAAAGTGTGGCGGGGCAGGTGTGCCTGATCACCGGGGCGGGCAGCGGCCTGGGCCGCCTCTTCGCCCTGGAGTTCGCCCGGCGCCGGGCGCTTCTGGTGCTGTGGGACATCAACACGCAGAGCAACGAGGAGACGGCGGGCATGGTGCGGCACATCTACCGGGAGATGGCCGAGCAGGCGGCCGCTGCCGCCCCCGGAGGTAAGCGGCGGGGctccccgcgctgtccccgccgCTCACCTGCCCGGCCTGGGGCAGAGCGAGCCGGGGCTGCGCGCCCGGCGGCTCCAGCCCGGAGCAGCGCTCACCTGCGGCCGGCCCTGAGAGCGGCTCCGCGTTGCAGACCGCCGGGCGCAGGGGTATCAGACGCCCCGACGGCACTTGTACCAGCCAGAGCCGGCCCTGTGCCCGCAGCCGTGAGCGCAGACCTGCTTCGCGGAGCCCCGGACTCCGGCGGCTGCTTTAAAACCTGCGGCTTTTCCTAAAACACGTAGCAGCGATAGTAAATAGCTGACTCCTGGTGTACTGCAATGACACCAAAGTAAATAGAAGTTTTGGTGGTTTGAAATTGTATGTGCTGTTTCTGCTTGAGCTACTTGTTTGAATGTCAAAATATGAGCAAGAACTTTAttcccccccccaccccttcTGTTCTCTTATCTGTGTTTTTTAGTGGCTGGAGATGGAGAGAAAGATGTGCTGCCCCATTGCAACTTGCAGGTTTACACGTACACCTGTGATGTGGGCAAAAGAGAGAATGTCTACTTGACAGCTGAGAGGGTCCGCAAGGAGGTTGGCGAGGTGTCTGTCCTGGTTAACAATGCTGGTGTGGTCTCCGGGCACCATCTTCTGGAGTGTCCTGATGAGCTTATTGAGAGGACCATGATGGTTAACTGTCACGCACACTTCTGGGTAACTATGAGCTCCTTTCTACTGTCCTTTTTGGTAACTAATTTTGGGAAATGAACTGCTGTTGCAGAACTCCTGTCTCCTTGAGgtttgcacttgttctttttCACTTGTAGGATCACTGCTTTGGGTATTTCTTGTTTCGAACTGTTCTGTATAACAGGAATGCTGGTATTAAGATTGTTAACAAATCATCTTAAATCAGAGGCATCCTCCTAGAATCCAGAGTTCTGAGTCTTGTGGTCATTTCTGTAGCTTTGGATATTAAATCCTTTACAAGCAATAATCTCAGAATCTCCTTAAAGGTTGTTACTGCTAATGAATGGCTTCTTTTCTCACATACTCTTCTGCCAGCACATTAGCAACTTTAATATACTGTTCTAAGGATCATTACAATAGCAAACTTGCACATTTcggggaaaaaattctttaaaagcCCTTGAAAATGTTGTTTGAATTGCCTTGGAGGCAAAGTGTTCCTTTTGAAGGCTGGGGGTAAAGGCAAAAAAGATTTCTCAAGAAATCAAGCCAGGAACACTTTTTCAGGAATTCTGTGTATTTATCCTCATAGCTTTCTCTGGAGGCTGCTTGTAGAAGTAAGAAAATCTTAGCTGTGGTTTCTGGGATGGTATTGTCTCCACAACTAGCAGGTGCTAATTAAGGAGAACAAGTATGTGGTCTTACTCTTTTTGTCCATCTAAACCTTGTTTTCCCATGTGGTTTATTTTTAGACCCATAGTGGTGTGGAGTTACATAAATTGGAGTGTTGAAGGAGGGCATGATGTACACTTGGGTTAGCATTAGTTGTCAGACTGAGACCATTGTTAGTATTAAAACTGTTCTTTGATTCCTCAAATAAGGTTATGAAATACACTTGCATAACAATGAAAGGATTAGGCAATCTGAAATATACTTTGACTTAAGGTAAGATCAGTCAAACAAGGTTTTTCAGAATACAATTTTATAAAGTGCTTCATCTTCAAAACTTAGAAGGCCTTCACAAGCTAACTTTTTAACATGGAAATGAAATGCTGTTTCATAACCCTAAAGGAGCCCCTTCAGATCTGCACTGTGAAACACTTAATGGCAGAGCAGTCTCTTTCCAATGTATTGTAAAGCTTGCAGAGTACACAGGAGATAGTATGTTTAGAAGCTCTTTTAAAGTCTCAAAgtatatattttaaagcaatctGAGAGGTTCTGAGAATGCTTATGTGACTTCTTATAATTATGAGTTCTGTGTGTTCCCTTTAATGAAAGTTAAATTGGTGGTTAAGCCAATAGAGATGTGTAGTAGATTTAATGACTGTTATTGATGTGGCTTAAATGTTGAATTGACAGTTTCCAAGAACTCTAAATTATGACATCACCATGAGTTAAAATATGGGAGGATCCTAAATTCTCCAGCTGTTCTTCCTTCAGGCCTAAGTCATACACTTATAAATAACAGTTTCAGAGACCTTTTTAAAGCACTCTGTGTGTTCTGAGTCTCTTACAGTAATAGAAAACTAAGATTCTAGTATTGCTATGATTGGGTTTCCATAACAGTTCCATTCATCTAGCTCTAAATGTTAGTGTTAAggggctttaaaaaaaatattccaagaaGGTATAGCTATGTCTGGACTGCGGAACTTGAGATTTTGGCTTAAGTTTTAAAGGAGTAGTCAACACCCTTTAGATTTAATTGAGGATCTGTTCATATGTAAACTTCCTGTAGATTCTGTgccctgctttgcttttcttttttcttttttttttctctgttggcAAAACTCTTTTCCTTGTATTCCCCTTCATGGTCCCAGAAAAGATTGGCTGGACAAATAGTGGGTGGACTTCTGTTGAAAGTAATACTACTTAATTCATAAGATATCATCTGAATCAGCTGATTTGAAGCCAACTTTTTTGATGCAAGTCAATGCTGACTTAAATAGAACAATGTGTCTAGATGTGTGAAGTCTTATACAGCTAGGCTTTTCCGTGTCAGCTGAACTGGTGGTCCAAAAGCAAAGCTAATACTCTGGAGCATTATGTAGGCTTTTAAGTATTCTTGCAGGGTGTTTAGTCCAAAAAACTGTAAATGGATTTTGTAAAGACATGGATCTTGCATGTAATATTACTTCAGTAGTTAAGAGTCTGTACTTTCTGGGGTTTtggtgtttgtgtttttttttttttttttaatgtggtttggtagaaattctttttcatcccttgatcATTAATCAAGCCTTGATGTGTTTCTacataaaaactgaaaataaggCTCTAGTACTGTCCCTTGAAACATTTGACATCAGATTAATTGCCTGTTCTCCATGCAGAATGCAGGTGATCTGATCTTGCTTTTATGCAAGCAGCTACCATCAGAAGGCTGCCCAACTTCTGCAGTAGGCAGTGACATGAAAATCTGTCACTATTTTGCTGCTGTGAGTCTAACTGGGCTGTGCACCATATCACAAACTGGCAGTCCAGAGAACCTTAGCAGCATGCAACAGCCTAAACAGATGCTTTCCATTTTGCTGACATGCATGATTTGTGTAATCCTTCCTATGAGTGTTCTATATAAAAATGTCACCACTGCATCATGTAGCAATTTCCACAGCATAAAATCCACTGCAGTATTAAAAACCTGTTATTTCATGCTGTGATAACTTGAATGCTTCTGATATTGAAAACATAGGGACAAAATCCATTCCTGGTTTGAAATAAGCCAGCTCTGGTTTACTATAATTTGCAGATGCATAAAATTGTAGCAGGAGTGTAACACTATCTTTCCTGCCAGTCTATTGCAAGAATAATAACTTACTTGGCTGCACTTGTCAATTATTAGAGCTGAATTTCTACAGACTAGAAGTTTTCTTTCTATGATGTGTCGGGATGCAAAATTCAAAAATGCTGTCACAATATAACTTGAAGCTCTTACTAAATCAGATTTTTAGTAAATATAGGAATTGGACTTTTTTCTTGTAGTTTTACAATAAAGCTTAAGTATCAAAAATACTGTGGTTTAGAGAATGGCAtcatataaaataaaactacCAACTCTTAATTTTGGGACAATTTGAGAATCTTGTACCTACTCTAACACTTCTGGAAAAATAATCTATTGctatataattaaatattaatattggGCATCACTATAATACCTGGGCAGTCCTTCTAGTTTTGGTCATGGGGAAGGGCCAGTGCAGGGTGATGAGCAGGTTCTGAAATTCTGTGACATGAAGATCCTCCTGTACAACAGGTCTTCAGTATTCAGCTCTAAGACATCAGTGATCTGTGTTTCCCTGTCATGGGGGATACTCCAAATATTTCAGCTTAAAGCTTTTCTCCTAGAGTTCTCTTCAACTTACCATAAGGGGGAAGCAAAAGCATTCTGCTCCAACTCtgtcatattaaaaaaaaaaaaaaaaaagaaatccatatAGAGAGTGACTAAGGCCCAGAGGTTTAAAGACTTGTGTACTGCTTTCTTAGTctgggttgtttggttttttttcatttatttacagCTGCTTGATTTTTTGAAGATATGCTGGCATCTCTGTAGGAATTGAAGTAATTTTCAGATGGTCTGACATTGGTGGGGGGAGATAAATACTGATTAGAGAGGGAAACAGTACTAGGGTGTTTAGGGCATTCATGAAAACctctaaaatttaaatatacCTTGGAAAGATGGTTAATGCAGAGTTACTAAATCAAATACCCATTGATGCAGCTGCTGTACTTATCAGTCTCATTAGACTCACAGGATTGCTAAAGCCTTGGAGGGGCTATGGTTATCTATAATGTATCAGTATTTATGTATTGTTGTCTTCTCTTCAAGCTCCCTGGTGTTAAATAAAGCCCATTTATGCCTATAGTTTGTTTAGTTCAGATACAGAAGTATTACACATAGTGTGGACACAATCTTCTATGGAAGAGAATGCAGCTTATGATATTTGGGTCTATACCCTGCTAAGTCTTTTGGCTTCTTGGCATGATTTTTAGTTCTATCAAATTTAGGATTCTAGCACTGATGATCAAATATAGACAGAATATTCCACTAACAGGCCACCCAGCTATATTTAGTATTTCAGATGAGTGAAGTTagcttaaatttttttcttttttttaatgatgttaAAAAAACAAGATGCTCGAGTTCACTTACAAAGTTTAATCTATGTGTTCTTGACttgtttctttgaaaaatgAGCCGGATCAAGTTCAAGCAAAACATTTGTATGTGATCCAAAAAGTATCATCAAAACTAGCTCTTCCCTTGCTCAATTATTCAACTCCATGCCACCAGTAAATTACCCTGGACAGCACATGTGTTTCATATACTGTGGTAGCATGCTGGGTAGTGAGTATGAAGGAAAAAGCAATCTTACTCTTTGCTATGGAAATAGCTGTATTAGTCATACTTAAAACTTATGAGTGCTTTGGTATGGTTCTGCTGTTCATCTGTTTCTGGGttcatttctcaaaaaaaaagagggaatcTATCAAATGAGAAAATACTATCTTCCAGATGCAGGCCCTAGAAAACTACACTTTCTCATTTTATAAAACAGTGTACTCAGCACAAGTTTTGGAAAATAAAGGGGTGTATATATATTTCTGGAGTTAAAATGGGCACAGTGCTATTGGTTCAGAACTTTCTTCATGGGTTTACTTTATGGTCTACGAGGACTAGCATTGTGTCAAGCACAGTTGTCAGTTACCATCATGCAGTCTTTAATTTTAGATCTTGTATCTTGAAATTTTTGTATATCTGTATCTTAGCTTTGTAATCATGTTTTAGGTATAGTGATCAGttaaaaagcattaatttttttttttaagttttcttttttgatgCAGACACCAACCCAGACCCTTTAATTAGGTGCCTGTATGTTTGAGCTTTGACCATAGCACCACTCTTACACCAGTTTCAGAATAGTAATGGAAGAGGATAAAAATTACTCTTTTGGGAATGTACTCATCTGAAGAGCCAACACACATAACTGAGTGTGTAGGGATAGGGTGCTAGGTAGATCTTAGTCTTATGCAAAACGCCTCTTCATTTGCCTTGTGTGGGAATCATGAGTTTGAGCATCTATAATTGGGATTCCACAGTGCTGCCCACCAAACTGTAGTTGTTCCATGTTTTTCTCAGCTCTATTCCCTTAGGGCTATTGAGTCTGTTCTGTCTTGGTTCTTCATTGTCTACTGTATCTTGATGATAAATAAGTAGTTACATATCAAGGAGTGTGAAGAGAATAAATTACAGCACTCTTGCTTAGTTAGCAACACTCAGGGCTGTGAGAAAATCATATTGAAGATTTTTTGAATGTGTTACAACACCAGCCTTCCTACATATACTTTCTGTGCTGGAGCATCTTCCTTGTGTGATGGAGAATGCTGACTTTTTGTTCAAATGACAGCTGAATTTGTGCAGTTCCCTTCCCTCTCACCGATGATGTACAGTGCTTGATTTTCATTCCAGTCAGTTAACAGCTCTAAAATGACCTTCCATAATGTTTTCCTTGAACTGCTTCAGTTACACCAAAGCTTTTGTGACAGCTTCTCTCAGACATACTATGGAATTTAATTTGCTGCACCATTTAAAAGGTGCACGGATCTTAGAGtctcaggaaacagaaaatagaGAATCTCAGATTGTGACCCATGGAGTATTTGTTGCCTGTAGATTGGTGTCCAAGATGGTAGCACAAGGTGTGATCAGCCATTTACTTCCATTCACTAAACTGtataaaaatacagtgaaagCCATAATGCTTCATAGAAAACCGTTGTGAAAGTTCACTTAAGGAAAGGGAAAGTTGTCCTGAAGAGACCATGCCAAGACTACTTGAAACATATCTGAAGTATTAATAATTAAGTGACTTGCAATTCTACATCCATCTAATATGAAGCTGGAGTTGCAGTATAGTATAGAGGTAAGACACTTGGGAAAATCTCACTCTTTGGTGTCCTGTGACTTTTTCTGAGGCTTGGAGACTTGTCAGCAAACTGTGTGAGTGTTTTCAGGATTGCTAATCTTCTCTGAAGGCATGGTCCTGGGTGAGTGATCAGTGTGATGGTTATATTCCTCCTTCTTATGGAACACAGTAGGTCAGCTGAATAAGCAAAAACCTCTGACCTGGCTTTGGTCTGCAATTATGCAGTTACTTGTGAAGGATGTGGGGAGACAGGAAAACCTTGAATGTGACAATGGTCTTTGCCAGTGTGGTGCCTAACCTTGTTACAAGTGGAGAGAGCAGCTCTTCAATGTTTCAGTGAAATACTCATCTAAAAGGCCATGTGTATGCCTTTCTTGTCCTGTAGAGGTTAGGAGGGCAATGGAGTTTAAAGTTCTGTATTCTTCCATCTACTGGTAACATCCACCTTTATTTTATGAATGCTGGCTTGGTTAATTTTGTGTCATTATGTTATTTACTTTCTGTAATAACCAAGTGACTGTAGCAGAATTGGAGAAGacagctgtgtttgtgtgctcaGTGGTGGGGAAAAGAAATCCCAATTTTGATGCAGCCAAGTGTCCTGCTAACCCAGTGTTTGCAACACTGCCTAAGACCTTCCTTAACTGATCTGTGTGGGTAAGCAATCCTTTTTCATAGCTCTCAGTATCATCAATTACTCTGACTAGACAGGCTGAGGAAAGATGAATGTTATGTTTTCTAGCACCATCTCTGTCATTTTAGCACGGCACTTCTTAAATCTTTTCTACTTTTATCCTTATCAGCTGTGAACTATTACTCTCTCCCAATGCTTCTCATGCTTTGATTTCGCTTCCGGGGTTTTtctgtggggagggaaggattTTGTTACGTACTCTAGTACTAAATCTTTCCACAATTCTCTGTATGTAAAAACCAGTGCCTCACTCACTTGATAAGCCTTGCTCCCTTTGACCTTTGAGGTTTCTGGCTATTGACACTGATGATAAAACTGAGTTACTGATACCTCTCtgtcttttgtgaaaaatggCAGATGTCTTTCTGCAAAGTCAAGCTGAAGCTGATTCGCATGTGATGCTGTGTGCTTTTACCTGTGGTCTTAGACTTCTTCATCTGCTAAAAATTAGTCTTTCAGTCTTTCAAAATGCAGTTACAGTATAGGTGAGTAGGCATAGACTTTGAGATTCATAGAATGTTAGGGGTTGAGAGTTTAGTTTGAAAGCAGATATGTCACAAATGGGGAGAGATTTACATCTGTGCTTAGACTTTTGAATGAACACTCTGTTCTTGTAAATAATTATATTAGTAAAATGATTTATATGTCAGTCAAATTAACACTTGAGTGAGTTATCACAACTGGGATGGGAGGGCATGGTAGGCCAAGATGTGCTGGAACAGCTGTGGAGCTGAGGTGACTACCTTAGTGTGAGCCTTTTGAAATTCAAGTTTGTTTGGCTGTTGAATTCTGCACCTAAATGTGCCCTGGTGCTGGTTGCTTCTGCCATCTGTTTGAACTTGTGTGACAGCTTCTCAAGCACTCCCCTATTCAGCATTGTTTTGAAAAAGCTCACAAGTGTGTGTTTAAAAGTAACTTGTCCAAAGTCCTGTTGATCTAGGATGAAGCTACAAGACAGCTTTGTGGTGGCAGTCTGTCTTGTGGGACCATCCCTTGAATCTGTATCTTACCTTGCACTAGTTTTTATATTCAGCTGCTGTTAGGGTGAGCTGGTTCAGCTCACTAACTtgtctgcagggcagggaggaaagcTGCTAATTTTCTTACCCAAGTtgattcatttttctgtttgaaggCTGGAATCACCTCATCAGCATTTCAGACTTGGAGTAGCCAATGTGTGGGAGAAACAGTGAAGAGGAATAGGATAAAACCACCTAGCTGaaaacctgcagctctgtggttttATTCAATGAGCCTCTGTGATTATCCTAGCGAAACCTCattcttagattttttttttgagtaggATTTACATCCTCTGAATAATTAAGTAGTCATGAATGATTCCAGGACATAACAAATCCTCCTCTGGCATAACAGTCTGAATATAATGACTTCAAAAGAGATGGCAGTATTTTAATTACAACTGTTAAAAACCCTTAGATAAAGGTAGGCTAGTTTTCTGTACACATCAGGTAATGTTGTGTTAACAGCTTTAGCTTGTTTACCTTGAAACAATACTATGATTGCTGTGATCTCTGTGCCTACTGCACTGTTTGACTTCTCTGGAAATCAGTTTTACTAACACAGAATGTGGAAAaaaagcccaggctggagccatGTTTCAGCTTGTGGGAAATAAGCATGGTTTCCACAGACATGCAAAGGAAGTATTTCTCTCTCTGAAGACTCACCCCCTAAGAAAGTGAGTATTTTGCTGATGATTGTTTAAAATGCCTGTGCGAGCAAAATCTTTGAAAATTGCATTAGTTGCTGGTTTAGTCACTGTATTAGCTGGAGTCTTTTGATCATTTTATCCTT is part of the Ammospiza nelsoni isolate bAmmNel1 chromosome 1, bAmmNel1.pri, whole genome shotgun sequence genome and encodes:
- the RDH10 gene encoding retinol dehydrogenase 10, which gives rise to MNILLEFFVVTFRVLWAFVLAAAKWLVRPKEKSVAGQVCLITGAGSGLGRLFALEFARRRALLVLWDINTQSNEETAGMVRHIYREMAEQAAAAAPGVAGDGEKDVLPHCNLQVYTYTCDVGKRENVYLTAERVRKEVGEVSVLVNNAGVVSGHHLLECPDELIERTMMVNCHAHFWTTKAFLPKMLEMNHGHIVTVASSLGLFSTAGVEDYCASKFGAVGFHESLSHELKAAEKDGIKTTLVCPYLVDTGMFRGCRIRKEIEPFLPPLKPEYCVKQAMRAILTDQPMICTPRLMYMVTFMKSILPFEAVVCMYRFLGADKCMYPFIAQRKQATNNNEAKNGI